In the Sandaracinus amylolyticus genome, CACGCGAAGCCCGATCTCCTCGAGCACGCGACGCATCTCGCGCAGGGTCGTCAGGTCGTCGTCGACGAGCAGCACGAGCTCCGCGACGTCGGTGTTCTCGGTGTTCTGCATCAGCTCCTCCAGACGCGAAAAAAAGACGACGCGCGCCGCGACGAGCGCGGCGCGCGCCAGGGGAAGACACGGGATCAGGCGCGGCGAGCGCGGCCGAGCACGAAGGGCAGCCCGAGCATCGTCGCGACGATCGCGAGCGAGGCGAGCGGCGAGATCGACACGACGTCGACGAGCGCCATCTTCGCGCCGACGAACACGAGCACCGCGGAGAGACCGAGCTTGAGGTGATGGAGCTTCTCGACCGCGCCCGCGAGCAGGAAGTAGAGGTTCCGCAGGCCGAGGATCGCGAAGACGTTCGACGTGAAGACGATGAAGGGATCGCGGCTCACCGCGACCACCGCGGGGATCGAGTCGAGCGCGAACACGACGTCGGTGAGCTCGACGAGCACGAGCGCGACGAGCAGCGGCGTGGCGAGGCGACGCCCGTTCTCGACGACGAAGAAGCGTCCGCCGTGGAGCGACGGTGTCGACGGGATCCAGCGGCGCACGAAGCGGAACAAGCGCCCGTTCTCGAGCGCCGCCTCTTCGTCCTCTTCGCCGCGGAACCAGCCGCGCAGCAGCTTGAGCCCGGTGACGACGAGGACGCCGCCGAACACGTAGATCAGCCAGTGGAAGCGCGAGAGCAGCTCGAGCCCGGCCGCGATCATCGCGCCGCGCATGACGAGCGCGCCGAGGATGCCCCAGAAGAGCACGCGGTGTTGGTGCTCGGGGCCGATGCGCAGCGCGCCGAACACGACGAGGAACACGAAGAGGTTGTCGACCGAGAGTGATTTCTCGATGACGTACGCGGTCGCGAAGTCGATCGCGGGGCCCGCGCCGAGCGTGGCCCACACCAGCCCGTCGAAGCCGATGGCGAGCCCCACCCAGATCGCGCTCCAGCGCGCCGCCTCGCGCATCGACACGGTGCGCGTCGACCGGTGGAGGACACCGAGGTCGAGCGCGAGCATCGCGACGACGAACGCGAAGAACGCGAGCCAGGCGATCAGTGGTAGCGGTCGTTCGGACAACGCGGGATCTCCTTGGAGGCATCGCGGGGAAGCGGGCGCCGCTGCACCTCGACACGGCTCTCGGCGTGCGCGACGAGCGCCCACCCGACGAGGAACGCGAC is a window encoding:
- a CDS encoding TerC family protein; the protein is MLALDLGVLHRSTRTVSMREAARWSAIWVGLAIGFDGLVWATLGAGPAIDFATAYVIEKSLSVDNLFVFLVVFGALRIGPEHQHRVLFWGILGALVMRGAMIAAGLELLSRFHWLIYVFGGVLVVTGLKLLRGWFRGEEDEEAALENGRLFRFVRRWIPSTPSLHGGRFFVVENGRRLATPLLVALVLVELTDVVFALDSIPAVVAVSRDPFIVFTSNVFAILGLRNLYFLLAGAVEKLHHLKLGLSAVLVFVGAKMALVDVVSISPLASLAIVATMLGLPFVLGRARRA